Proteins encoded together in one Acidaminococcus timonensis window:
- a CDS encoding LysR family transcriptional regulator: MDFRELQYVVTVADCRNVTQAARQLYISQPSLSYALGQIEKEMGVKLFDRSRQPLALTDAGRIYVKIAREILQKRTELKDRLADLKDGRGARISLGIPAERAGFMLPPIINQFRSRFPDSEFAIQEAGTRKLLEMLQNNKVTFLICPLDAREVPVSMTWELIYRETIQLIAAPDAFTEDMFLDRDHRLVDLHKLASMPFIGIKKAHSINWKVQEIFREYGIAPHTLMEVDSSSTAAQLGACGLGFTLVPRRARKILGPDADRCCYEYSPTPVQWEINAIYKKGAYLNKAERYFLDLLKEYFQKETTVQL; encoded by the coding sequence GTGGATTTTCGCGAATTGCAATATGTGGTCACGGTGGCCGATTGCCGGAACGTGACCCAGGCTGCCAGACAATTATATATTTCCCAGCCTTCCCTGAGCTATGCCCTGGGCCAGATTGAAAAAGAAATGGGTGTAAAGCTGTTCGACCGTTCCCGGCAGCCCCTGGCTCTTACGGACGCCGGCCGCATCTACGTGAAAATTGCCCGGGAGATTCTCCAGAAACGGACGGAACTGAAGGACCGGCTGGCCGATCTGAAAGACGGCCGGGGCGCCCGGATCAGCCTGGGGATCCCGGCAGAACGGGCCGGTTTCATGCTGCCTCCCATCATCAACCAGTTCCGGTCCCGGTTCCCCGATTCGGAATTTGCCATCCAGGAAGCCGGTACCCGAAAACTGCTGGAAATGCTCCAGAACAACAAAGTCACCTTCCTGATCTGTCCCCTGGACGCCCGGGAAGTACCGGTATCCATGACCTGGGAACTGATTTACCGGGAAACCATCCAGCTGATCGCTGCCCCGGATGCCTTCACCGAGGATATGTTCCTGGACAGGGACCACCGGCTGGTGGATTTGCACAAGCTGGCTTCCATGCCTTTCATCGGCATCAAGAAAGCCCACTCCATCAACTGGAAGGTCCAGGAGATCTTCCGGGAGTACGGAATCGCTCCCCATACCCTGATGGAAGTGGACAGCAGCTCCACCGCTGCCCAGCTGGGTGCCTGCGGCCTGGGCTTCACCCTGGTGCCCCGCCGTGCCCGGAAGATCCTGGGGCCGGACGCAGACCGCTGCTGCTACGAATATTCCCCCACCCCCGTCCAGTGGGAAATCAACGCCATCTACAAAAAAGGCGCCTACCTGAACAAGGCCGAACGGTATTTTCTGGATCTGCTGAAAGAGTATTTCCAGAAGGAAACCACCGTCCAATTATAA
- a CDS encoding V-type ATP synthase subunit K, with product MITLGTALAFSGAATAAALAGVGSAIGVGIAGQAASGVVSEDPDKFGNVLVLQALPGTQGIYGLLIAFIIILNLGVIDGNVKDLTTFQGLAYLFAAMPMGIGGLLSAIYQGKVAASGIYLTAKRPEETGKGIILTAMVETYAVLSLLISFIMVNGIKL from the coding sequence ATGATTACTTTAGGAACAGCTCTGGCATTTAGCGGCGCAGCAACGGCAGCAGCTCTGGCAGGGGTTGGCAGTGCCATCGGCGTAGGGATCGCCGGGCAGGCCGCTTCCGGCGTGGTCAGTGAAGACCCGGATAAATTCGGTAACGTGCTGGTGCTGCAGGCTCTGCCCGGTACCCAGGGCATTTACGGTCTGCTGATCGCCTTCATCATCATCCTGAACCTGGGCGTCATCGACGGCAACGTGAAAGATCTGACCACGTTCCAGGGCCTGGCCTACCTGTTCGCAGCCATGCCCATGGGCATCGGCGGCCTGCTGTCCGCCATCTACCAGGGCAAAGTGGCTGCCTCCGGCATCTACCTGACGGCCAAACGTCCGGAAGAAACCGGTAAAGGCATCATCCTGACGGCTATGGTTGAAACCTACGCTGTGCTGAGCCTGCTGATCTCCTTCATCATGGTGAACGGGATCAAATTATAA
- a CDS encoding V-type ATP synthase subunit E produces the protein MSGDKIIQKIEEEAKQDAAAIGAAARDKAQKEKDRILAKAQEEVREIQAKSQVDAREAAGRLQLIAELQSRKENLASKRQVLQEAFDRAAKQLADLPEDQWKDLIGRIILSADLTGHETLVVPAKDRKRYEDGFLDRINAALKQAGKKGKLTLSDTPADFSDGLLIQGETCDYDGSFATLLEEVRTGEEYRVAELLFGAEVK, from the coding sequence GTGTCTGGCGATAAAATCATTCAAAAAATTGAAGAAGAAGCCAAGCAGGACGCGGCCGCCATCGGGGCAGCAGCCCGGGATAAAGCCCAGAAGGAAAAAGACCGGATCCTGGCCAAGGCCCAGGAGGAAGTCCGGGAAATCCAGGCCAAATCCCAGGTGGATGCCAGGGAGGCTGCGGGACGGCTGCAGCTGATTGCGGAACTGCAGAGCCGGAAAGAGAACCTGGCCAGCAAACGGCAGGTCCTCCAGGAGGCTTTCGACCGGGCTGCCAAACAATTGGCGGACCTGCCGGAAGACCAGTGGAAGGACCTGATCGGCCGGATCATCCTCAGTGCGGATCTGACCGGCCACGAAACCCTGGTGGTACCGGCCAAGGATCGGAAACGGTATGAAGACGGCTTCCTGGACCGGATCAACGCCGCCCTGAAACAGGCGGGCAAAAAAGGCAAACTGACCCTGTCTGACACTCCGGCGGATTTTTCCGATGGATTGCTGATCCAGGGAGAAACCTGTGATTACGATGGCTCTTTTGCCACCCTGCTGGAAGAGGTACGGACCGGGGAGGAATATCGCGTAGCAGAGCTTCTGTTTGGCGCGGAGGTGAAGTAA
- a CDS encoding V-type ATP synthase subunit I — MQKLTLYALKADRDALLLALQKDGSVMLEPEAGSKALPGAETVSAQLDKTGAVLQFLVQNGAKNPLFPQKEQVSYPDFLKETGEGKRLTEQLDTTASKIASLESEAAALRTQAESLQPWLQLDIPLEQLSFTETTHCHVGFLPEKELSAFQEGMAKLLADWKTYGDGQDGRALVVLAYNRDEEAVKHLLKEHDFSEAVLPKRSGTAAQVQQELLQEAKEREDKIARLQQETKDILPRKQQVELYYDQLSTTHERLQNGGVETVSAFKVQGWVRKDRTRRVEKVIQSVTDAYQLTFADPAEGEIPPTVLENGKLVEPYESVVELYSLPKAGSIDPDLIMAPFHFIFFGMMLSDAGYGLVLTVMLYFALKKFKPTGFARQLALVIFFGSISTVLWGAMFGGWFGLEWKPLLFVPMKEPLKMLALCFGLGAIHLVAGMLVKVYMLLRDGDVMGAVCDQISWLIMFLGFFLMALVPGPIGKYLAWLGAGIIILFGGREKKGIVSRLLGGLLTLYNISGYLSDLLSYSRIFALGLATGVIAMVINTVAQMLWSAGPVGIVAAILVLLAGHYFNIIINVLGAFVHSSRLQYIEFFGKFYEAGGRAFLPLALRTKFTDITK; from the coding sequence ATGCAAAAACTAACGCTCTACGCCTTGAAGGCCGATCGCGATGCCCTGCTGCTGGCCCTGCAGAAGGACGGCAGCGTCATGCTGGAACCGGAAGCAGGAAGCAAGGCCCTGCCCGGAGCCGAAACTGTCAGCGCCCAACTGGATAAGACCGGGGCAGTGCTCCAGTTCCTGGTGCAGAACGGGGCCAAAAATCCCCTGTTCCCCCAGAAGGAACAGGTCTCCTATCCGGATTTCCTGAAGGAAACCGGAGAAGGAAAACGTCTGACAGAACAGCTGGATACCACGGCCAGCAAAATCGCTTCTCTGGAGAGCGAAGCGGCGGCCCTCAGGACCCAGGCCGAAAGCCTGCAGCCCTGGCTGCAGCTGGATATCCCCCTGGAACAGCTGAGCTTTACGGAAACCACCCATTGCCATGTGGGCTTCCTTCCGGAAAAAGAGCTGTCGGCGTTCCAGGAAGGTATGGCCAAGCTGCTGGCTGACTGGAAGACCTACGGGGACGGCCAGGATGGACGGGCCCTGGTGGTACTGGCCTATAACCGGGACGAGGAAGCGGTGAAACACCTGCTGAAGGAACATGACTTCAGTGAGGCGGTGCTGCCCAAACGCAGCGGCACGGCGGCCCAGGTCCAGCAGGAACTGCTCCAGGAAGCCAAAGAACGGGAGGATAAGATCGCCCGCCTGCAGCAGGAAACCAAGGACATCCTGCCCCGGAAGCAGCAGGTGGAACTGTATTACGATCAGCTGAGCACCACCCACGAACGGCTCCAGAACGGGGGCGTGGAAACGGTGAGTGCTTTCAAGGTCCAGGGCTGGGTACGGAAGGACCGGACCCGTCGGGTGGAGAAAGTCATCCAGAGCGTGACGGATGCCTACCAGCTCACCTTTGCCGACCCGGCAGAGGGCGAGATTCCGCCCACGGTGCTGGAAAACGGCAAACTGGTGGAACCCTACGAAAGCGTAGTGGAACTGTATTCCCTGCCCAAGGCCGGTTCCATCGACCCGGATTTGATCATGGCGCCTTTCCACTTCATCTTCTTCGGAATGATGCTGTCGGATGCGGGCTATGGACTGGTCCTGACGGTGATGCTGTATTTCGCCCTGAAGAAATTCAAACCCACGGGTTTTGCCCGGCAGCTGGCCCTGGTCATCTTCTTCGGCAGCATTTCTACAGTGCTGTGGGGGGCCATGTTCGGCGGCTGGTTCGGCCTGGAATGGAAACCGTTACTGTTCGTGCCCATGAAGGAGCCCCTGAAGATGCTGGCCCTGTGCTTCGGCCTGGGCGCCATCCATCTGGTGGCCGGTATGCTGGTGAAAGTCTACATGCTGCTGCGGGATGGGGATGTGATGGGTGCGGTCTGTGACCAGATCAGCTGGCTCATCATGTTCCTGGGCTTCTTCCTAATGGCCCTGGTACCGGGGCCCATCGGCAAGTACCTGGCCTGGCTGGGTGCGGGCATCATCATCCTGTTCGGCGGACGGGAAAAGAAGGGCATCGTCAGCCGTCTGCTGGGCGGCCTGCTGACCCTGTACAACATCAGCGGCTACCTGAGCGATCTGCTGAGTTATTCCCGGATCTTCGCCCTGGGGCTGGCCACCGGCGTCATCGCCATGGTCATCAATACCGTGGCCCAGATGTTGTGGAGCGCGGGCCCTGTGGGCATCGTGGCAGCCATCCTCGTCCTTCTGGCCGGCCACTATTTCAATATCATCATCAACGTGCTGGGTGCGTTCGTGCACAGCAGCCGTCTGCAGTACATCGAGTTCTTCGGCAAGTTCTATGAAGCCGGCGGCCGGGCGTTCCTGCCCTTGGCACTCCGGACCAAGTTTACGGATATTACGAAATAA
- a CDS encoding V-type ATPase subunit, which translates to MPQPSYEYALGRISVLSTHLLTAAQLRRIAEASTTKEAMKLLLETGYGENVATEQEIALGEIDFIIRDQLQLTRKRIRELTPDAELTGLFLLPVDTHNLKALLKGRLLGTSADGILREGGNFDLSLLKDMVQTKYYEDLPPIYNETLNQIEADLAREADPFRLSAQLDGALFRQAKEVLDRKKENGFIRNYFSLWADYQNTISLIRAQNLHWELSQLRLVLVDCGDIPKTVFEESLDVPPEQLGARLNQGSHGAELVQAINEFAQTNELAVIPKRMKEGLNLILRRAKWDTHSLGPIVGYLEARETEAEALRMIFGAIQGGFEPQLPDVYA; encoded by the coding sequence ATGCCCCAGCCCAGTTATGAATATGCCCTGGGCCGGATCAGTGTCCTGTCCACCCATCTGCTCACCGCAGCCCAGCTCCGGCGCATTGCGGAGGCTTCCACCACGAAGGAAGCCATGAAGCTGCTGCTGGAGACCGGCTACGGAGAGAACGTGGCCACGGAACAGGAAATCGCCCTGGGAGAAATCGACTTCATCATCCGGGATCAGCTCCAGCTGACCCGGAAACGGATCCGGGAACTGACCCCGGATGCGGAACTGACCGGTCTGTTCCTGCTGCCGGTGGATACCCACAACCTGAAGGCCCTGCTGAAGGGCCGGCTGCTGGGAACGTCCGCTGATGGCATCTTGCGGGAGGGAGGGAATTTCGACCTGTCCCTGCTGAAGGATATGGTCCAGACCAAATATTACGAAGATCTGCCGCCGATCTACAATGAGACCCTGAACCAGATCGAAGCGGACCTGGCCCGGGAGGCGGATCCTTTCCGGCTCAGCGCTCAGTTGGACGGAGCCCTGTTCCGCCAGGCCAAAGAGGTACTGGACCGGAAAAAGGAAAATGGGTTCATCCGGAACTACTTTTCCCTGTGGGCCGATTACCAGAACACCATCAGCCTGATCCGGGCCCAGAACCTGCACTGGGAACTGTCCCAGCTGCGGCTGGTCCTGGTGGACTGTGGGGACATCCCCAAAACGGTGTTCGAAGAGAGCCTGGACGTGCCGCCGGAACAGCTGGGGGCACGGCTGAACCAGGGAAGCCACGGGGCAGAACTGGTCCAGGCCATCAATGAATTTGCACAGACGAACGAGTTGGCCGTCATCCCCAAACGGATGAAGGAAGGCTTGAATCTGATCCTGCGCCGGGCCAAATGGGATACCCATTCCCTGGGGCCCATCGTAGGCTACCTGGAAGCCCGGGAAACCGAGGCGGAAGCCCTGCGGATGATCTTCGGGGCCATCCAGGGCGGGTTCGAACCCCAGCTGCCGGATGTCTACGCCTGA
- a CDS encoding V-type ATP synthase subunit F codes for MEKKKIAVIGDPSSVMIFKAVGFDVFYEEEKEQIERRIHHLADKGYAVIYITEIAAQKAQAVIDEYATATFPAIIPIPAGSKSLGLGLKRVRENVEKAVGADILFKEG; via the coding sequence ATGGAAAAGAAAAAAATTGCAGTGATCGGTGATCCCAGCTCCGTGATGATCTTCAAAGCCGTAGGGTTCGATGTATTCTACGAAGAAGAAAAAGAACAGATAGAGCGCAGGATCCACCACCTGGCCGACAAGGGCTACGCCGTGATCTACATCACGGAAATCGCGGCCCAGAAGGCCCAGGCAGTGATCGACGAATATGCTACCGCTACCTTTCCCGCTATCATCCCCATTCCCGCCGGGAGCAAGTCCCTGGGGCTGGGCCTGAAGCGTGTCCGGGAAAACGTGGAAAAAGCAGTGGGCGCCGATATTCTATTCAAGGAAGGGTAG
- a CDS encoding hydratase, translating into MIELYKNGGYLLHGTEMIPEEEVAAVEQKLGRKVSKEEAKKGTIAYSILKNHNLNDNMDDLKIRFDDLTSHDITYVGIIQTAKASGMDKFPMPYILTCCHNSLCAVGGTINEDDHLFGLSAAQKYGGIYVPPHVAVIHQYMREMYAGCGKMILGSDSHTRYGALGTMAVGEGGGELDKQILGDTWDNPYPGVVAVYLTGTPKPWVGPHDIAIAICGAVYKNGYVKNKVMEFVGPGVASMTTDYRNGVDVMTTETTCLSSIWRTDEDTHKFLKEHNREADYKELTPADVAYYDGVVSIDLSTIKPMIALPFHPSNAYEIDELNANLDDILAETEKAAAKVAQGRATFTLRDKITKDGKLQVQQGVIGGCAGGNYTNVVEAANLLKGKFIGAGEFALNVYPSSMPVYMDLMRKGYLTELMASGAVVKTAFCGPCFGAGDTPNNNGLSIRHTTRNFPNREGSKPGQGQMAAVALMDARSIAATAANNGRLTSAEEYAEAFGDVPEYHFDESPYKARVYYGFGKADTKKELVYGPNIKDWPTLPKLGENILLKVCSKILDPVTTTDELIPSGETSSYRSNPLGLAEFTLSRRDPGYVGRTKAVKEVEVAREAGKDVTADDADLKAVFDGLKDLPGNATLANTEIGSTIYANKPGDGSAREQAASCQRVIGALANITQDYATKRYRSNVINWGMLPFHLKGEPKDFEVGDYIYVPEVRKALAGDMQDIKAYVVKKGSAVPISLYIKPLNEEEKAIIKAGCLINFNRARKGL; encoded by the coding sequence ATGATCGAACTGTACAAGAACGGGGGCTACCTGCTCCACGGCACCGAAATGATTCCGGAAGAGGAAGTCGCTGCCGTCGAACAAAAGCTGGGCCGCAAGGTCTCTAAAGAAGAAGCCAAAAAAGGCACCATCGCCTATAGCATCCTGAAAAACCACAACCTGAACGACAACATGGATGATCTGAAAATCCGCTTCGACGATTTGACCAGCCACGATATCACTTACGTGGGCATCATCCAAACGGCCAAGGCTTCCGGCATGGATAAATTCCCCATGCCCTACATCCTGACCTGCTGCCACAATTCCCTGTGCGCTGTGGGCGGCACCATCAACGAGGATGACCACCTGTTCGGCCTGAGCGCTGCCCAGAAATACGGCGGCATCTACGTACCGCCCCATGTGGCCGTCATCCACCAGTACATGCGTGAAATGTACGCCGGCTGCGGCAAGATGATCCTGGGCTCCGACTCCCATACCCGGTATGGCGCCCTGGGCACCATGGCCGTGGGCGAAGGCGGCGGCGAACTGGACAAACAAATCCTGGGCGACACCTGGGATAACCCGTATCCCGGCGTGGTGGCCGTGTACCTGACCGGCACTCCCAAACCCTGGGTCGGCCCTCACGATATCGCCATCGCCATCTGCGGTGCGGTGTACAAGAACGGCTATGTGAAGAACAAAGTCATGGAATTCGTTGGACCCGGCGTAGCCAGCATGACCACCGACTACCGGAACGGGGTGGACGTGATGACCACGGAAACCACCTGCCTGTCCTCCATCTGGCGGACCGACGAGGATACCCACAAGTTCCTGAAGGAACACAACCGGGAAGCCGATTACAAGGAACTGACCCCGGCTGACGTAGCCTACTACGATGGCGTAGTCTCCATCGACCTGTCCACCATCAAACCCATGATCGCACTGCCGTTCCATCCGTCCAACGCTTACGAAATCGACGAACTGAATGCCAACCTGGACGACATCCTGGCCGAAACGGAAAAAGCCGCTGCCAAAGTGGCCCAGGGCCGTGCCACCTTTACCCTGCGTGACAAGATCACCAAAGACGGCAAGCTGCAGGTGCAGCAGGGCGTCATCGGCGGGTGCGCCGGCGGGAACTACACCAACGTGGTGGAAGCCGCCAATCTGCTGAAAGGCAAGTTCATCGGGGCCGGAGAATTCGCCCTGAACGTCTATCCTTCCTCCATGCCCGTGTACATGGACCTGATGCGCAAAGGCTATCTGACGGAACTCATGGCCTCCGGGGCCGTTGTGAAGACCGCCTTCTGCGGACCGTGCTTCGGCGCCGGCGATACCCCCAACAACAACGGCCTGTCCATCCGTCACACCACCCGGAACTTCCCGAACCGGGAAGGCTCCAAACCGGGCCAGGGCCAGATGGCTGCCGTCGCCCTGATGGATGCCCGCAGCATCGCTGCCACCGCCGCCAACAACGGCCGGCTGACCTCTGCCGAGGAATATGCCGAGGCCTTCGGCGATGTGCCGGAATACCACTTCGACGAAAGCCCGTACAAGGCTCGTGTGTACTACGGCTTTGGCAAAGCGGACACGAAGAAGGAACTGGTCTACGGGCCGAATATCAAAGACTGGCCGACGCTGCCCAAACTGGGTGAGAACATCCTGCTGAAGGTGTGCTCCAAGATCCTGGATCCGGTGACCACCACCGACGAACTGATCCCCTCCGGGGAAACGTCCTCCTACCGGTCCAACCCTCTGGGCCTGGCCGAATTCACCCTGAGCCGCCGGGATCCGGGCTATGTGGGTCGCACCAAGGCAGTGAAGGAAGTGGAAGTGGCACGGGAAGCCGGCAAGGATGTAACGGCTGACGATGCTGACCTGAAGGCCGTGTTCGACGGACTGAAGGATCTGCCCGGCAATGCCACCCTGGCCAACACGGAAATTGGCTCCACTATCTATGCCAACAAACCCGGCGACGGTTCCGCCCGGGAACAGGCTGCCAGCTGCCAGCGGGTCATCGGGGCCCTGGCCAACATCACCCAGGACTATGCCACGAAACGGTATCGCAGCAATGTGATCAACTGGGGCATGCTGCCCTTCCATCTGAAAGGGGAACCCAAGGATTTCGAAGTGGGTGACTACATCTACGTACCGGAAGTCCGGAAAGCCCTGGCTGGGGATATGCAGGACATCAAGGCTTATGTGGTGAAGAAGGGTTCCGCCGTCCCCATCAGCCTGTACATCAAACCCCTGAATGAGGAAGAAAAAGCCATCATCAAGGCCGGTTGCCTGATCAACTTCAACCGGGCCAGGAAGGGGCTGTAA